One window of Rhodothermales bacterium genomic DNA carries:
- a CDS encoding T9SS type A sorting domain-containing protein, which produces MRTATTRLGLLVTLVLFAAPVWAQEYQITFQVDMNAAIDNCALDPMSDQVISVAGELNGWSTGVDNLADGDGDGIYGGTFTVNEADLGDDGALQYKFWGTDPVGWENDPNRTVDPTGDVVLDPVVFNQTFTDLCSSETETYEIIFQVDMSVKILQGQFDPETDVVTVAGGFNGWNTSADTLVQDIFNPDIYVGLVESELIVPSEQAYKYIIGEPEDAAPDGWETLPQGGDRMFNITGDETDSDDDDNDFPEKILDVVFFSETTPDDILTAPATVLFEVDLRPAYYHLADSTFLPSDTQTGEPTTSIDGLFINGPFAGSADGLNDWATWGPDDLGQIPTRQLFDDGTNGDVTAGDSIFTLTYEFAAGTSKTLAGKLGINGFDNEAGFGADHIYVLTEGTQTIEKAFGAQRRADGTFTDDNGPVINDQDFSMAYDPYILIDNTATPPTYTVVRRGGDVDNNPVAVEPTGVVPVTAELRGNYPNPFVGRTTFEYAVAEAGHVSLTVYDLMGRRVATLVDGVQTADTYRVSFDASALASGVYVTRLQVGGTVLSQKLTVTN; this is translated from the coding sequence ATGCGAACCGCTACCACACGCCTCGGCCTGTTGGTGACGCTCGTGCTCTTCGCCGCCCCCGTGTGGGCGCAGGAGTACCAGATCACCTTCCAGGTCGACATGAACGCAGCGATCGACAACTGCGCGCTCGACCCCATGTCCGACCAGGTCATCTCCGTCGCCGGCGAGCTCAACGGCTGGAGCACCGGCGTCGACAACCTCGCCGACGGCGACGGCGACGGCATCTACGGCGGCACCTTCACCGTCAACGAAGCCGACCTCGGCGACGACGGCGCGCTCCAGTACAAGTTCTGGGGCACCGACCCCGTCGGCTGGGAGAACGACCCGAACCGGACGGTCGACCCGACCGGGGACGTGGTCCTCGACCCCGTCGTCTTCAACCAGACGTTCACCGACCTCTGCTCGTCGGAGACCGAGACCTACGAGATCATCTTCCAGGTCGACATGTCGGTCAAGATCCTCCAGGGCCAGTTCGACCCGGAGACGGACGTCGTCACGGTCGCTGGCGGCTTCAACGGCTGGAATACCTCGGCCGACACGCTCGTCCAGGACATCTTCAACCCCGACATCTACGTCGGCCTCGTCGAGTCCGAGCTGATCGTGCCGAGCGAGCAGGCGTATAAGTACATCATCGGCGAGCCCGAAGACGCCGCGCCCGACGGCTGGGAGACCCTCCCCCAGGGCGGCGACCGGATGTTCAACATCACCGGCGACGAGACGGACTCCGACGACGACGACAACGACTTCCCCGAGAAGATCCTCGACGTCGTCTTCTTCAGCGAGACCACGCCGGACGACATCCTCACCGCGCCCGCGACCGTCCTCTTCGAGGTCGACCTCCGCCCGGCGTACTACCACCTCGCCGACAGCACCTTCCTCCCGTCCGACACGCAGACGGGCGAGCCGACGACGAGCATCGACGGCCTCTTCATCAACGGCCCCTTCGCCGGCAGCGCCGACGGCCTGAACGACTGGGCGACGTGGGGACCCGACGACCTCGGCCAGATCCCGACGCGCCAGCTCTTCGACGACGGGACGAACGGCGACGTGACCGCGGGTGACTCCATCTTCACGCTCACCTACGAGTTCGCGGCCGGGACCTCGAAGACCCTCGCCGGCAAGCTCGGCATCAACGGGTTCGACAACGAGGCCGGCTTCGGGGCGGACCACATCTACGTCCTCACCGAAGGCACGCAGACGATCGAGAAAGCCTTCGGCGCCCAGCGCCGGGCCGACGGCACGTTCACCGACGACAACGGCCCGGTCATCAACGACCAGGACTTCTCGATGGCGTACGACCCGTACATCCTCATCGATAACACGGCGACGCCGCCGACCTACACGGTCGTCCGTCGCGGTGGCGATGTGGACAACAACCCGGTGGCGGTGGAGCCGACGGGCGTCGTCCCGGTCACGGCCGAGCTTCGGGGGAACTACCCGAACCCGTTCGTCGGGCGGACCACGTTCGAGTACGCCGTCGCTGAGGCGGGCCACGTCAGCCTCACGGTCTATGACCTGATGGGCCGCCGCGTCGCCACGCTCGTCGACGGCGTGCAGACGGCGGACACGTACCGCGTCAGCTTCGACGCGAGCGCGCTCGCCAGCGGCGTCTACGTCACCCGCCTGCAGGTGGGCGGCACCGTCCTCAGCCAGAAGCTGACGGTGACGAACTAA
- a CDS encoding PorV/PorQ family protein, whose product MRTTLLLTALLALAVVPPAQAQDKVGTTAAPFLGLGVGARATAMGGAQVALAQGPSALYWNPSAITAMTTNGAEFSNSQWFADSRLQHAALVFDAGGLGHFGVSVTALDYGDEAVTAISLCGPSNPVCETGEQWDALDLAVGVTYARALTDRFSFGGTVKLVRQQIWNESAAGGALDLGITYDTGFQGIRIGMTMANFGTDMKLAGPDLRQPIDPVPGQAGNNPRLGANLEVDDWAMPLIFRVGVSAVPYQSAEQRLTVTADGNAPADAAQSANVGAEYAWRELLFVRGGWRQAFGPADDGGWTAGFGLQYALNRRLSGYFDYVFQNYEPFGTPQMFTLGVTF is encoded by the coding sequence ATGAGAACGACACTCCTTCTTACGGCCCTCCTCGCCCTCGCGGTGGTGCCCCCTGCGCAGGCGCAGGACAAGGTCGGCACGACGGCGGCCCCGTTCCTCGGCCTCGGCGTCGGCGCCCGCGCCACGGCGATGGGCGGGGCGCAGGTGGCCCTGGCCCAGGGCCCCAGCGCGCTCTACTGGAACCCCTCCGCCATCACGGCGATGACCACGAACGGCGCCGAGTTCTCGAACTCGCAGTGGTTCGCGGACTCCCGCCTCCAGCACGCCGCCCTCGTCTTCGACGCCGGCGGGCTCGGTCACTTCGGCGTCAGCGTCACCGCGCTCGACTACGGCGACGAAGCCGTGACGGCGATCTCGCTGTGCGGCCCGAGCAACCCCGTCTGCGAGACGGGCGAGCAGTGGGACGCGCTCGACCTCGCCGTCGGCGTCACCTACGCCCGCGCCCTCACCGACCGGTTCTCGTTCGGCGGCACCGTCAAGCTCGTCCGCCAGCAGATCTGGAACGAGTCGGCCGCCGGCGGCGCGCTCGACCTCGGCATCACCTACGACACCGGCTTCCAGGGCATCCGCATCGGCATGACGATGGCGAACTTCGGGACCGACATGAAGCTCGCCGGGCCGGACCTCCGCCAGCCCATCGACCCCGTCCCCGGCCAGGCCGGCAACAACCCCCGCCTCGGCGCCAACCTCGAGGTCGACGACTGGGCGATGCCGCTGATCTTCCGCGTCGGCGTCTCGGCCGTCCCCTACCAGAGCGCCGAGCAGCGGCTCACCGTCACCGCCGACGGGAACGCCCCGGCCGACGCCGCGCAGAGCGCGAACGTCGGCGCGGAGTACGCCTGGCGCGAGCTCCTCTTCGTCCGCGGCGGCTGGCGGCAAGCCTTCGGCCCGGCCGACGACGGCGGCTGGACGGCCGGCTTCGGCCTCCAGTACGCGCTCAACCGCCGGCTCTCCGGCTACTTCGACTACGTCTTCCAGAACTACGAGCCCTTCGGGACCCCTCAGATGTTCACGCTTGGAGTGACGTTCTAG